The sequence AAGATCTGCCTGAGCACTCGGGCTGTAGGCTTCGCCTAGTTTTTCGCGAAGAGTTACACGTAGTCTATCAGACAAAATTTCCGAGAGGATGCCAGCGCGGCGAACTTTTTTGATGTCGCGGTCAGTGGCATCGTCAGCTTTCCAGAGAACGATGGAAACACCTGTGTCCAGTGTGCTGTCAAAGTTAAACTCTTTCTCCGCAGGTGTTTCTGGAGGGGTGATCACGTTTGCATCAGCAGTAAGTTCCTTGCCGCCCTTGCGCTCAGGAAGAGCTCCCAGGGTAGAGCAGAGGGCTTTCTCTAGAGTGGTCACATCAAAGTCCCCGACGATCGAAATTTCGAGAGGAGAGTTGTTGAGTTCTGGGGTAATCCAGTTTTTCACGTCCTCAGTGGTTAGGGCTTTGGCTTGTTCCATCTCAGGGAAGACGAAACGGCCGTCTTCACCGTGGAGCCAGCTGTTCATCTTGGCCATAGGGCCTGCCTGAGTGTGCTGGAGCTGGGCATAGATCTGTGGAAGTACCGCTTTGAACTGACGTTCAGCTTCCGGGCGGAACCCTGGATCCGTAAGATAAGCTGCCAAAAGCTGAAGCTGTAGCTCTAGGTCGTCTGGTGTCGTGCTACCGCCCAAGGTGAAGGAGTCATCGTCGATACCGAATCCTACGCCGCAATCCTTGCCTGCCAGGAGAGTCTTCAGATCTTCCGAGCTGTGCTTGCCGAGCCCGCCTGCGGTGAAGATAGAGCCAGCGAGAGTGTCCAGACCTGGTTTATCTTTTGGCATACCGAGCTTACCATTACCAAAGCGAGCGATCATGCTGATGCTGTGTTTGTCAAAGTCGGTCTTCTTGTAGTTGACCTTCACTCCATTGGAGAGAGTGAGTTGGTAAAGATCCAAGTCTTCAACATGCTTGGATTCTTTGATGGTGCCAGCCTTGCCAAAACTACTGTAGGCGAATTCGCCCAGCTCTTTTTCCTCAGGGGCATCCACTTTGTTTTCCTTGGCTTTAGCGTAGGTTTCCTTGAGAAGGTTTTCGGCGTTCTCGGGCGCGGACTTGCCGGAAAATACCAGAGTGACGTCATCGGTGCTCCAGAAGTCTTTGAATGCCTTGTGAACGGATTCCTTGGTCACCCCCTTGAGGTTTTCCTTGAGGATATCAAGGTCTGTTTCAGGGGTGGAGTAGACATAATCACCGTGAACGTGCTGTGCCAGGGAAGATGCGATGGCTGGTGATTTGCGGGTAGGGGCTGTCTCAACCTGTCGCTCGTAGGAATTGATCAAGTTTGCGACCACTTCGTCGATTTCTGACTGGGTGAAGCCGAACTCGTTGGCCTTGCGGAATTCGTTCTCCAGAACTGGCAAAGCTTTCTGCCAGTCGTCATTGGCGGCCGTTACCTCAATGGAGCCAAGCTCAAGTTCTCTGAAGAGCACGCTGCGGGAAGCTGAGCCAGAGACGATAGGTGAGTTCTCTTCCTTGGCAATCTTGCTGAAGCGGCGAGAGATGATGGAGTTAGCCACTGAGAGGGGCAGGTTGCCGGCTCTTTTCTCCTTGGTATCCACCTTGTAGTCATGCTTGGAGATACGGAGAAGGGAGACATCCGTACTGGTCAGTTCCTTGTCTGTAAATACTGCGGTCTGAAACCCTTTCTTTGTGGAAAGGTCGCCCAGTGATGGCTTAGGTCCTGGTTTCTCTGGGTTCTTGATGCCGCCAAAGATGTCTGTGATGCGCTGCTCTGCGGCGGCTACATCGATGTCACCCACGAGGATGAAGGTCATCTTTTCAGGGGTGTAGAAGCGTGTGTAGAAATCCACAAAGCGTTCACGAGGCGCATTGGCAATTACCTCATCGGTGCCGATAGGAAAACGTTTGGCTAACAGAGATTTCGGGAGAAGCTCACTGAATTGCTTCTCCATCATGCGCAGGCCGATTGAGTCACGAGACGTTTTTTCTGAAGCGATCACGCCGCGCTCTTCATCGATTTCCTGATTGGTCAGGAGGGCGCCGTCAGCGAAGTCTCCCATCACGCC is a genomic window of Rubritalea squalenifaciens DSM 18772 containing:
- a CDS encoding M16 family metallopeptidase, producing MNKSTPLIAALGIATVGGLVLAKKETSQANTELLESAKTDDSRAEGKARKWAHDMSDIKQDEKVVYGTLPNGMRYVIQRNQLPPGRVSMRLHVDAGSLNEAEDQRGVAHFLEHMVFNGTKNFPDATKLIPQMQRLGIAFGAHANAYTSFDETVYMLDLPNNEKSTLDLAYGVMGDFADGALLTNQEIDEERGVIASEKTSRDSIGLRMMEKQFSELLPKSLLAKRFPIGTDEVIANAPRERFVDFYTRFYTPEKMTFILVGDIDVAAAEQRITDIFGGIKNPEKPGPKPSLGDLSTKKGFQTAVFTDKELTSTDVSLLRISKHDYKVDTKEKRAGNLPLSVANSIISRRFSKIAKEENSPIVSGSASRSVLFRELELGSIEVTAANDDWQKALPVLENEFRKANEFGFTQSEIDEVVANLINSYERQVETAPTRKSPAIASSLAQHVHGDYVYSTPETDLDILKENLKGVTKESVHKAFKDFWSTDDVTLVFSGKSAPENAENLLKETYAKAKENKVDAPEEKELGEFAYSSFGKAGTIKESKHVEDLDLYQLTLSNGVKVNYKKTDFDKHSISMIARFGNGKLGMPKDKPGLDTLAGSIFTAGGLGKHSSEDLKTLLAGKDCGVGFGIDDDSFTLGGSTTPDDLELQLQLLAAYLTDPGFRPEAERQFKAVLPQIYAQLQHTQAGPMAKMNSWLHGEDGRFVFPEMEQAKALTTEDVKNWITPELNNSPLEISIVGDFDVTTLEKALCSTLGALPERKGGKELTADANVITPPETPAEKEFNFDSTLDTGVSIVLWKADDATDRDIKKVRRAGILSEILSDRLRVTLREKLGEAYSPSAQADLSTTFKNVGIVLAYSPGKPVNSKKVTDVIVELGAEFAEKGATQDELERALKPRLSMLAKTLRQNSYWLGSVMDQSQQYPDKLEWARSRDNDYQNIKLEEINSLAKKFLTKDRVMRVKIAPKN